Proteins encoded together in one Lachnospiraceae bacterium JLR.KK008 window:
- a CDS encoding MmcQ/YjbR family DNA-binding protein — MINTMREQIYSYIKNKYNSRPEYLWSRFPEDAIFRHEDNNKWYGLIMNIPRSKLGLPDDERTDILNIKLDDPLFADMLIRQEGYFKGYHIRRGNWVSILLDGTVPFEEICELLDKSFFVTASRQGKQKLRPPKEWLVPANPKYYDIERAFDKDNIIDWKQGRGIKKNDTVYMYVGAPVSAILFQCRVTETEIPYDYADKNLTIQSLMKIKLFKRYSPDTFPFSILKETYGISAVRGPRGIPYSLSEALNTK; from the coding sequence ATGATAAATACAATGCGCGAACAGATTTATTCCTATATAAAAAACAAATATAATAGCAGACCGGAATACCTCTGGAGCCGCTTTCCTGAAGATGCGATTTTCCGGCATGAGGATAACAACAAGTGGTATGGTTTGATTATGAATATTCCCCGCAGTAAATTAGGGCTGCCAGATGATGAGAGAACGGATATTCTCAATATTAAACTGGACGATCCTCTCTTTGCCGATATGCTCATCCGGCAGGAAGGGTATTTCAAAGGCTATCATATCCGCCGGGGCAACTGGGTCTCCATCCTTCTTGACGGTACGGTTCCCTTCGAAGAAATCTGCGAACTGCTTGATAAAAGTTTTTTCGTCACCGCATCGAGGCAGGGAAAGCAAAAACTCCGCCCGCCAAAAGAATGGCTCGTTCCCGCGAATCCGAAATATTATGATATTGAACGCGCCTTTGACAAGGACAACATCATCGACTGGAAACAGGGGAGAGGCATTAAAAAGAACGATACGGTTTATATGTATGTCGGTGCTCCCGTTTCCGCAATTCTCTTTCAGTGCAGAGTAACAGAGACAGAGATTCCCTACGATTATGCAGATAAAAATCTCACAATCCAGTCACTGATGAAAATTAAGCTGTTTAAGCGGTATTCACCTGACACGTTTCCATTCAGCATCTTAAAAGAAACATACGGAATCTCTGCCGTAAGAGGGCCACGCGGAATCCCCTACAGCCTCAGTGAAGCCTTAAATACGAAATAA